In Ptiloglossa arizonensis isolate GNS036 chromosome 6, iyPtiAriz1_principal, whole genome shotgun sequence, a single window of DNA contains:
- the LOC143148335 gene encoding uncharacterized protein LOC143148335 isoform X2: MRLILVILVLSLETVLSRYYEKKRFDRSVYDDSEILIVDKRLPKKEWIFIDYETYFKAYKDRNENDCYLEQLRDNLGTKELLGNRLHRQKVLYASTEALTKLEAWRIAGGRIVDFCEGRNIILLQNTIPIFEHTLDPFSNVIPQDENDIASRRVADVVLTPLISRAKRQIVLEEREKINESFKRTRTRRQTHQPRGRFRGQTQSQYLSVGNNEQNEGKAEAEATEQSSRAVVSGSHGMGQAQSMSSSGVGCEGCPKYTSEGSAPDRYVQHPSIIGTSTSGTHTFPKIFPTIEQTGGRIVDHGTTIPGTTMGTTYPNGVTPGEKVYPDTIAPGGRGIVPGTVTIKEGTTYPDGLIPGVTRYTIRDGVVYPVSVSGTPTGGGVIYPGSVPGSVPGSVPGSTTTGGGVVYPDRVPGSQTEGGVTYPGGTTTGGGIVYPDRAPGTPTAGGIIYPGSTPGGGVTYPGSVAGSTIPGSGAVYPSVVPDTRITGGEVAYPVNLPGTATTGGGVSYPSNVPGRTSTGGGTVYPSSLPETSGVGAAYPRGGPGTTTTRGGVSYPGNVPGSTTTGGGTVYPGSVPGTTTTGGGVLYPGSVPGTTTTGGGVLYPGSVPGTTTTGGGVLYPGSVPGTTTTGGGVVYPGSVPGTTTTGGGVVYPGSVPGTTTTSGGVVYPGSVPGTTTTGGGVVYPGSLPGTTTTGGGVVYPGSIPGTQTLGSGVIYPGSIPGAPTQGVDAVYPGSVPVTPTQGADTVYPGSVLTTTGGGLVYPGSVPSTSGGVYPSNVLGSTITRGGVVYPGGVPGTTKTGVGAIYPGGVPGTLTPGSGVVYPGNIPGSTVIGGDVVYREQIPGIATTGGGGIYSRTDGPYPGGILPDGRTRIPYPESVVQSGSKERDSKTSVDAKMYPGQIPGVLYPSMVVTGPSPNGIAGATTTTGAERTIAYPSGISPPGSQLRETVHYQERHMPDSTSGGDITSRTPGTIPAGVGAYPGGIVTGTPGHLVTGDRIGYPGGISTGTGGTELYSDGTLQGTNGRNIGPNVITTGVSPDGGTMISYPVGSDNANLQKLGSGQSGITYPNAVLQYPGGEKYPGSPGTVPSGYLTEQGQYPGTWHTGQSRTTPDMTERHVAAEINRQGTGQYPSEGQNVRQQYVGLQYPTGIGLTANNREASQYYQQTGNFPSTSDDNSDSQASSSVKQTDSGTQASASAQGTYSQGTAQSQITGTYSGSGTFSGQAGSSDINKSSQVEINGGKDGATSNSQGTGGYGKSLAQVQLDSESGATSTGAQSSGWNHGTNSQVQASSKGGMADAQANGEGSTSSQAQIGFQPYLKTDETLEKHSKPFRGGGTASAQSGTNRGQSQSQLEGSFQYGITYTGAAQAGSGSGAVASRKPFNFSRTDTELFNPFKPQNTLQIAKDNKSEVTNISSDTDYDYNQDNPSQGLQTSSSSRKTIITNATKDNSQNVANKQNQFTEKSQVEDTMYDYDEYDAEDYDTSQAPTSMNSKQSKSYIIEQNNSDHQSQMIQVTTGNRYDVRVNQDSNAPQAGDMLQSGQSLPGYTIPPGFRGRVTSVAGDETIAHGDGKSQSQTVSLTPTDPNTTHQNKSPITEIRSLKTNHERLADDHILFQNKHQKHNFPRVQNQLTSVEYSKPTTKGPIKPSYYTVTNSFAGKMDGSRNSPRKYEHRYYTKSSTCGYFTFSCNVVYGSNGRTKICKPKMPTNPDGTPLKC; the protein is encoded by the exons ATGCGGCTGATCCTTGTCATCTTGGTCCTCTCCTTGGAGACGGTACTCTCGAGGTACTAC GAGAAGAAACGCTTCGACCGCTCCGTTTACGATGATTCCGAAATACTTATCGTGGATAAACGTTTACCGAAGAAAGAGTGGATATTCATCGATTACGAAACG TACTTCAAAGCgtacaaagacagaaacgaaaaCGATTGCTACTTAGAGCAACTGAGAGATAATCTCGGCACAAAGGAGCTTTTGGGAAACAGATTACATCGACAAAAAGTACTCTACGCGTCGACCGAAGCTTTGACAAAATTAGAG GCTTGGCGAATAGCTGGGGGCAGAATAGTTGATTTCTGCGAGGGACGCAACATTATTTTACTACAAAATACCATACCAATATTCGAGCACACGTTGGATCCTTTCTCCAATGTGATTCCGCAAGATGAAAACGATATCGCGAGTAGACGAGTAGCTGACGTAGTTCTAACACCTTTGATAAGTCGAGCTAAAAGACAAATCGTTCTCGAAGAACGAGAAAAGATTAACGAGAGTTTCAAACGAACTCGTACACGACGCCAAACGCACCAACCTCGAGGAAGATTCCGTGGGCAGACGCAATCTCAGTATTTATCTGTCGGTAATAACGAACAAAATGAAGGTAAAGCCGAGGCCGAAGCCACCGAACAATCTTCTCGTGCAGTTGTCA GTGGAAGTCATGGTATGGGTCAGGCTCAAAGTATGTCGTCGAGTGGTGTTGGTTGCGAAGGTTGCCCTAAATACACTAGCGAGGGTAGTGCTCCGGATAGATACGTCCAACATCCAAGCATCATAG GAACGTCAACCAGCGGGACTCATACTTTTCCTAAAATCTTCCCTACGATCGAACAAACAGGAGGTAGAATAGTTGACCACGGTACGACCATTCCTGGTACTACAATGGGCACAACTTATCCGAATGGCGTTACACCGGGAGAAAAAGTATATCCAGATACTATTGCACCAGGTGGTCGAGGTATAGTACCAGGTACTGTAACGATAAAAGAAGGCACAACTTATCCAGACGGTCTTATACCGGGTGTGACCCGTTATACGATCAGAGATGGTGTAGTGTACCCAGTCAGTGTATCTGGTACTCCCACAGGAGGTGGTGTAATTTATCCTGGCAGTGTACCTGGCAGTGTACCTGGCAGTGTACCTGGCAGTACAACAACTGGAGGTGGTGTAGTTTATCCTGACAGAGTACCCGGTTCACAAACAGAAGGTGGAGTAACTTATCCTGGTGGTACAACAACTGGAGGTGGTATAGTTTATCCTGACCGTGCACCTGGTACTCCAACGGCAGGTGGAATAATTTATCCTGGCAGTACACCGGGAGGTGGTGTAACATATCCTGGAAGTGTGGCCGGTAGTACGATACCCGGAAGTGGTGCAGTTTATCCTAGCGTTGTACCTGATACTAGAATAACAGGAGGTGAAGTAGCCTATCCAGTGAATCTACCTGGTACTGCAACAACTGGTGGTGGAGTATCTTATCCTAGCAATGTACCTGGTAGAACGTCAACTGGGGGTGGTACAGTTTATCCTAGCAGTCTACCTGAAACATCAGGAGTTGGAGCAGCCTACCCTAGAGGTGGACCTGGTACTACAACAACTAGAGGCGGAGTATCTTATCCAGGCAATGTGCCTGGTAGTACGACTACTGGAGGTGGGACAGTTTATCCTGGAAGTGTACCTGGTACTACAACGACTGGTGGTGGTGTACTTTATCCAGGCAGTGTACCTGGTACTACAACGACTGGTGGTGGTGTACTTTATCCAGGCAGTGTACCTGGTACTACAACGACTGGTGGTGGTGTACTTTATCCAGGCAGTGTACCTGGTACTACAACGACTGGTGGTGGTGTAGTTTATCCAGGCAGTGTGCCTGGCACTACAACGACTGGTGGTGGTGTAGTTTATCCAGGCAGTGTACCTGGTACTACCACGACTAGTGGTGGTGTAGTTTATCCAGGCAGTGTACCTGGTACTACAACGACTGGTGGTGGTGTAGTTTATCCAGGCAGTTTACCTGGTACTACAACGACTGGTGGTGGTGTAGTTTATCCAGGAAGTATACCTGGCACTCAAACACTAGGAAGTGGAGTAATTTATCCTGGTAGTATACCGGGTGCTCCAACACAAGGAGTAGATGCAGTTTACCCTGGTAGTGTACCGGTTACTCCAACACAAGGAGCAGATACAGTTTACCCTGGTAGTGTACTTACAACAACTGGAGGTGGTCTAGTTTATCCCGGTAGTGTACCTAGCACTTCAGGAGGAGTTTATCCTAGCAATGTACTTGGCAGTACGATAACTCGAGGTGGTGTGGTTTATCCCGGTGGTGTACCTGGTACTACAAAAACTGGTGTTGGTGCAATTTATCCTGGCGGTGTACCTGGTACTCTAACGCCAGGAAGTGGAGTAGTTTACCCTGGCAATATACCTGGCAGTACAGTAATTGGAGGTGATGTAGTTTATCGAGAACAAATACCTGGTATTGCAACAACTGGAGGCGGTGGAATTTATTCTCGTACAGATGGACCTTATCCTGGTGGTATTTTACCAGACGGCAGAACAAGAATTCCTTATCCAGAATCAGTAGTACAAAGTGGTTCAAAGGAAAGGGATTCAAAAACATCTGTCGATGCAAAAATGTATCCGGGACAGATTCCTGGAGTTTTGTATCCTAGTATGGTTGTTACAGGTCCTTCACCCAATGGCATTGCAGGTGCAACTACCACAACAGGTGCTGAAAGAACTATTGCTTATCCCAGTGGTATTTCACCACCAGGCAGTCAATTGAGAGAAACTGTACATTATCAAGAAAGACACATGCCAGACTCGACAAGTGGTGGAGATATTACATCAAGAACACCTGGTACAATACCAGCAGGAGTTGGGGCATATCCTGGAGGTATTGTAACAGGAACTCCAGGGCATCTTGTAACAGGTGATCGTATAGGTTATCCTGGAGGTATTTCTACAGGTACTGGTGGTACAGAGTTATATTCGGATGGTACTCTCCAAGGAACTAATGGACGAAACATTGGTCCTAATGTCATTACAACGGGTGTATCTCCTGATGGTGGCACAATGATATCTTATCCTGTAGGGTCTGACAATGCGAATCTTCAGAAACTTGGAAGTGGTCAATCAGGAATAACGTATCCCAATGCTGTACTACAATACCCTGGGGGAGAAAAATATCCAGGCAGCCCTGGCACAGTTCCCTCTGGATATTTAACAGAACAAGGACAATATCCTGGTACATGGCATACTGGACAAAGTCGAACTACTCCAGATATGACAGAAAGACATGTAGCAGCGGAAATTAATAGACAAGGAACTGGACAATATCCAAGTGAAGGACAAAATGTCAGACAACAATATGTAGGATTGCAGTATCCAACCGGAATAGGACTAACAGCAAATAATAGAGAAGCTTCCCAGTATTATCAACAAACCGGTAATTTTCCATCCACAAGCGATGATAACTCTGATTCTCAAGCATCTAGTTCCGTGAAACAAACTGATTCGGGTACACAAGCGAGTGCATCAGCTCAAGGTACATATAGTCAAGGTACAGCTCAATCTCAAATAACGGGTACATACAGTGGCTCTGGAACCTTCTCAGGTCAGGCTGGTAGTAGTGATATTAATAAAAGTTCTCAAGTTGAAATTAACGGTGGTAAAGATGGTGCTACAAGTAATTCTCAAGGGACGGGTGGGTATGGAAAAAGTTTGGCGCAGGTACAATTGGATTCTGAATCCGGTGCTACATCAACGGGTGCACAAAGTAGTGGTTGGAACCATGGTACTAATTCTCAAGTGCAAGCAAGTTCAAAAGGTGGAATGGCAGATGCCCAAGCAAATGGCGAAGGAAGTACTTCGAGTCAAGCTCAAATTGGTTTCCAACCCTATCTTAAAACAGacgaaactcttgaaaaacattCGAAACCTTTTCGCGGAGGTGGGACAGCCTCCGCTCAAAGTGGAACAAATAGAGGTCAATCTCAATCACAACTCGAGGGATCCTTCCAATATGGAATTACTTATACCGGCGCCGCGCAAGCAGGATCAGGATCTGGGGCAGTAGCTTCTAGAAAACCGTTCAATTTTAGCCGCACAGATACCGAGCTATTTAATCCATTTAAACCACAAAATACTCTACAAATTGCAAAAGATAATAAGAGTGAGGTAACAAACATATCCTCAGACACTGATTATGACTATAATCAAGACAATCCTTCACAAGGTTTACAGACAAGTTCGAGTTCCcgtaaaacaattattactaATGCAACGAAAGATAATTCTCAGAATGTGGCTAATAAACAAAATCAGTTTACTGAAAAATCACAAGTAGAAGATACTATGTACGACTACGATGAATACGATGCTGAAGATTATGATACCTCGCAGGCGCCAACTTCAATGAATTCAAAACAATCGAAATCTTATATTATAGAACAAAATAATAGTGATCATCAATCACAAATGATACAAGTTACAACTGGAAATCGATATGATGTTCGTGTAAATCAGGACTCTAACGCACCACAGGCTGGTGATATGCTCCAAAGTGGACAGTCATTACCAGGATATACAATTCCACCTGGTTTCCGTGGCAGAGTAACATCTGTAGCAGGTGATGAAACTATTGCTCACGGTGACGGAAAATCTCAATCTCAAACAGTCTCTTTAACTCCTACAGACCCAAATACTACTCATCAGAATAAATCACCAATCACAGAAATCAGATCACTTAAAACCAATCATGAGAGATTAGCCGATgatcatattttatttcaaaataaacatCAAAAACATAACTTTCCTCGAGTTCAAAATCAACTAACATCAGTGGAATACTCCAAGCCTACTACAAAAGGGCCAATAAAACCAAGTTATTATACAGTAACAAACAGCTTTGCTGGTAAAATGGACGGTAGTAGAAATTCACCAAGAAAGTATGAACATCGCTATTATACTAAAAGTTCTACTTGTGGATATTTCACATTCTCGTGTAATGTTGTGTATGGTTCTAATGGTAGGACAAAAATCTGCAAACCTAAAATGCCAACAAATCCTGATGGTACACCTTTGAAATGTTAA
- the LOC143148335 gene encoding uncharacterized protein LOC143148335 isoform X1, with amino-acid sequence MRLILVILVLSLETVLSRYYEKKRFDRSVYDDSEILIVDKRLPKKEWIFIDYETYFKAYKDRNENDCYLEQLRDNLGTKELLGNRLHRQKVLYASTEALTKLEAWRIAGGRIVDFCEGRNIILLQNTIPIFEHTLDPFSNVIPQDENDIASRRVADVVLTPLISRAKRQIVLEEREKINESFKRTRTRRQTHQPRGRFRGQTQSQYLSVGNNEQNEGKAEAEATEQSSRAVVSGSHGMGQAQSMSSSGVGCEGCPKYTSEGSAPDRYVQHPSIIGTGALPRKGNGILPGTSTSGTHTFPKIFPTIEQTGGRIVDHGTTIPGTTMGTTYPNGVTPGEKVYPDTIAPGGRGIVPGTVTIKEGTTYPDGLIPGVTRYTIRDGVVYPVSVSGTPTGGGVIYPGSVPGSVPGSVPGSTTTGGGVVYPDRVPGSQTEGGVTYPGGTTTGGGIVYPDRAPGTPTAGGIIYPGSTPGGGVTYPGSVAGSTIPGSGAVYPSVVPDTRITGGEVAYPVNLPGTATTGGGVSYPSNVPGRTSTGGGTVYPSSLPETSGVGAAYPRGGPGTTTTRGGVSYPGNVPGSTTTGGGTVYPGSVPGTTTTGGGVLYPGSVPGTTTTGGGVLYPGSVPGTTTTGGGVLYPGSVPGTTTTGGGVVYPGSVPGTTTTGGGVVYPGSVPGTTTTSGGVVYPGSVPGTTTTGGGVVYPGSLPGTTTTGGGVVYPGSIPGTQTLGSGVIYPGSIPGAPTQGVDAVYPGSVPVTPTQGADTVYPGSVLTTTGGGLVYPGSVPSTSGGVYPSNVLGSTITRGGVVYPGGVPGTTKTGVGAIYPGGVPGTLTPGSGVVYPGNIPGSTVIGGDVVYREQIPGIATTGGGGIYSRTDGPYPGGILPDGRTRIPYPESVVQSGSKERDSKTSVDAKMYPGQIPGVLYPSMVVTGPSPNGIAGATTTTGAERTIAYPSGISPPGSQLRETVHYQERHMPDSTSGGDITSRTPGTIPAGVGAYPGGIVTGTPGHLVTGDRIGYPGGISTGTGGTELYSDGTLQGTNGRNIGPNVITTGVSPDGGTMISYPVGSDNANLQKLGSGQSGITYPNAVLQYPGGEKYPGSPGTVPSGYLTEQGQYPGTWHTGQSRTTPDMTERHVAAEINRQGTGQYPSEGQNVRQQYVGLQYPTGIGLTANNREASQYYQQTGNFPSTSDDNSDSQASSSVKQTDSGTQASASAQGTYSQGTAQSQITGTYSGSGTFSGQAGSSDINKSSQVEINGGKDGATSNSQGTGGYGKSLAQVQLDSESGATSTGAQSSGWNHGTNSQVQASSKGGMADAQANGEGSTSSQAQIGFQPYLKTDETLEKHSKPFRGGGTASAQSGTNRGQSQSQLEGSFQYGITYTGAAQAGSGSGAVASRKPFNFSRTDTELFNPFKPQNTLQIAKDNKSEVTNISSDTDYDYNQDNPSQGLQTSSSSRKTIITNATKDNSQNVANKQNQFTEKSQVEDTMYDYDEYDAEDYDTSQAPTSMNSKQSKSYIIEQNNSDHQSQMIQVTTGNRYDVRVNQDSNAPQAGDMLQSGQSLPGYTIPPGFRGRVTSVAGDETIAHGDGKSQSQTVSLTPTDPNTTHQNKSPITEIRSLKTNHERLADDHILFQNKHQKHNFPRVQNQLTSVEYSKPTTKGPIKPSYYTVTNSFAGKMDGSRNSPRKYEHRYYTKSSTCGYFTFSCNVVYGSNGRTKICKPKMPTNPDGTPLKC; translated from the exons ATGCGGCTGATCCTTGTCATCTTGGTCCTCTCCTTGGAGACGGTACTCTCGAGGTACTAC GAGAAGAAACGCTTCGACCGCTCCGTTTACGATGATTCCGAAATACTTATCGTGGATAAACGTTTACCGAAGAAAGAGTGGATATTCATCGATTACGAAACG TACTTCAAAGCgtacaaagacagaaacgaaaaCGATTGCTACTTAGAGCAACTGAGAGATAATCTCGGCACAAAGGAGCTTTTGGGAAACAGATTACATCGACAAAAAGTACTCTACGCGTCGACCGAAGCTTTGACAAAATTAGAG GCTTGGCGAATAGCTGGGGGCAGAATAGTTGATTTCTGCGAGGGACGCAACATTATTTTACTACAAAATACCATACCAATATTCGAGCACACGTTGGATCCTTTCTCCAATGTGATTCCGCAAGATGAAAACGATATCGCGAGTAGACGAGTAGCTGACGTAGTTCTAACACCTTTGATAAGTCGAGCTAAAAGACAAATCGTTCTCGAAGAACGAGAAAAGATTAACGAGAGTTTCAAACGAACTCGTACACGACGCCAAACGCACCAACCTCGAGGAAGATTCCGTGGGCAGACGCAATCTCAGTATTTATCTGTCGGTAATAACGAACAAAATGAAGGTAAAGCCGAGGCCGAAGCCACCGAACAATCTTCTCGTGCAGTTGTCA GTGGAAGTCATGGTATGGGTCAGGCTCAAAGTATGTCGTCGAGTGGTGTTGGTTGCGAAGGTTGCCCTAAATACACTAGCGAGGGTAGTGCTCCGGATAGATACGTCCAACATCCAAGCATCATAGGTACTGGTGCTTTACCCAGAAAAGGAAACGGGATTCTTCCAG GAACGTCAACCAGCGGGACTCATACTTTTCCTAAAATCTTCCCTACGATCGAACAAACAGGAGGTAGAATAGTTGACCACGGTACGACCATTCCTGGTACTACAATGGGCACAACTTATCCGAATGGCGTTACACCGGGAGAAAAAGTATATCCAGATACTATTGCACCAGGTGGTCGAGGTATAGTACCAGGTACTGTAACGATAAAAGAAGGCACAACTTATCCAGACGGTCTTATACCGGGTGTGACCCGTTATACGATCAGAGATGGTGTAGTGTACCCAGTCAGTGTATCTGGTACTCCCACAGGAGGTGGTGTAATTTATCCTGGCAGTGTACCTGGCAGTGTACCTGGCAGTGTACCTGGCAGTACAACAACTGGAGGTGGTGTAGTTTATCCTGACAGAGTACCCGGTTCACAAACAGAAGGTGGAGTAACTTATCCTGGTGGTACAACAACTGGAGGTGGTATAGTTTATCCTGACCGTGCACCTGGTACTCCAACGGCAGGTGGAATAATTTATCCTGGCAGTACACCGGGAGGTGGTGTAACATATCCTGGAAGTGTGGCCGGTAGTACGATACCCGGAAGTGGTGCAGTTTATCCTAGCGTTGTACCTGATACTAGAATAACAGGAGGTGAAGTAGCCTATCCAGTGAATCTACCTGGTACTGCAACAACTGGTGGTGGAGTATCTTATCCTAGCAATGTACCTGGTAGAACGTCAACTGGGGGTGGTACAGTTTATCCTAGCAGTCTACCTGAAACATCAGGAGTTGGAGCAGCCTACCCTAGAGGTGGACCTGGTACTACAACAACTAGAGGCGGAGTATCTTATCCAGGCAATGTGCCTGGTAGTACGACTACTGGAGGTGGGACAGTTTATCCTGGAAGTGTACCTGGTACTACAACGACTGGTGGTGGTGTACTTTATCCAGGCAGTGTACCTGGTACTACAACGACTGGTGGTGGTGTACTTTATCCAGGCAGTGTACCTGGTACTACAACGACTGGTGGTGGTGTACTTTATCCAGGCAGTGTACCTGGTACTACAACGACTGGTGGTGGTGTAGTTTATCCAGGCAGTGTGCCTGGCACTACAACGACTGGTGGTGGTGTAGTTTATCCAGGCAGTGTACCTGGTACTACCACGACTAGTGGTGGTGTAGTTTATCCAGGCAGTGTACCTGGTACTACAACGACTGGTGGTGGTGTAGTTTATCCAGGCAGTTTACCTGGTACTACAACGACTGGTGGTGGTGTAGTTTATCCAGGAAGTATACCTGGCACTCAAACACTAGGAAGTGGAGTAATTTATCCTGGTAGTATACCGGGTGCTCCAACACAAGGAGTAGATGCAGTTTACCCTGGTAGTGTACCGGTTACTCCAACACAAGGAGCAGATACAGTTTACCCTGGTAGTGTACTTACAACAACTGGAGGTGGTCTAGTTTATCCCGGTAGTGTACCTAGCACTTCAGGAGGAGTTTATCCTAGCAATGTACTTGGCAGTACGATAACTCGAGGTGGTGTGGTTTATCCCGGTGGTGTACCTGGTACTACAAAAACTGGTGTTGGTGCAATTTATCCTGGCGGTGTACCTGGTACTCTAACGCCAGGAAGTGGAGTAGTTTACCCTGGCAATATACCTGGCAGTACAGTAATTGGAGGTGATGTAGTTTATCGAGAACAAATACCTGGTATTGCAACAACTGGAGGCGGTGGAATTTATTCTCGTACAGATGGACCTTATCCTGGTGGTATTTTACCAGACGGCAGAACAAGAATTCCTTATCCAGAATCAGTAGTACAAAGTGGTTCAAAGGAAAGGGATTCAAAAACATCTGTCGATGCAAAAATGTATCCGGGACAGATTCCTGGAGTTTTGTATCCTAGTATGGTTGTTACAGGTCCTTCACCCAATGGCATTGCAGGTGCAACTACCACAACAGGTGCTGAAAGAACTATTGCTTATCCCAGTGGTATTTCACCACCAGGCAGTCAATTGAGAGAAACTGTACATTATCAAGAAAGACACATGCCAGACTCGACAAGTGGTGGAGATATTACATCAAGAACACCTGGTACAATACCAGCAGGAGTTGGGGCATATCCTGGAGGTATTGTAACAGGAACTCCAGGGCATCTTGTAACAGGTGATCGTATAGGTTATCCTGGAGGTATTTCTACAGGTACTGGTGGTACAGAGTTATATTCGGATGGTACTCTCCAAGGAACTAATGGACGAAACATTGGTCCTAATGTCATTACAACGGGTGTATCTCCTGATGGTGGCACAATGATATCTTATCCTGTAGGGTCTGACAATGCGAATCTTCAGAAACTTGGAAGTGGTCAATCAGGAATAACGTATCCCAATGCTGTACTACAATACCCTGGGGGAGAAAAATATCCAGGCAGCCCTGGCACAGTTCCCTCTGGATATTTAACAGAACAAGGACAATATCCTGGTACATGGCATACTGGACAAAGTCGAACTACTCCAGATATGACAGAAAGACATGTAGCAGCGGAAATTAATAGACAAGGAACTGGACAATATCCAAGTGAAGGACAAAATGTCAGACAACAATATGTAGGATTGCAGTATCCAACCGGAATAGGACTAACAGCAAATAATAGAGAAGCTTCCCAGTATTATCAACAAACCGGTAATTTTCCATCCACAAGCGATGATAACTCTGATTCTCAAGCATCTAGTTCCGTGAAACAAACTGATTCGGGTACACAAGCGAGTGCATCAGCTCAAGGTACATATAGTCAAGGTACAGCTCAATCTCAAATAACGGGTACATACAGTGGCTCTGGAACCTTCTCAGGTCAGGCTGGTAGTAGTGATATTAATAAAAGTTCTCAAGTTGAAATTAACGGTGGTAAAGATGGTGCTACAAGTAATTCTCAAGGGACGGGTGGGTATGGAAAAAGTTTGGCGCAGGTACAATTGGATTCTGAATCCGGTGCTACATCAACGGGTGCACAAAGTAGTGGTTGGAACCATGGTACTAATTCTCAAGTGCAAGCAAGTTCAAAAGGTGGAATGGCAGATGCCCAAGCAAATGGCGAAGGAAGTACTTCGAGTCAAGCTCAAATTGGTTTCCAACCCTATCTTAAAACAGacgaaactcttgaaaaacattCGAAACCTTTTCGCGGAGGTGGGACAGCCTCCGCTCAAAGTGGAACAAATAGAGGTCAATCTCAATCACAACTCGAGGGATCCTTCCAATATGGAATTACTTATACCGGCGCCGCGCAAGCAGGATCAGGATCTGGGGCAGTAGCTTCTAGAAAACCGTTCAATTTTAGCCGCACAGATACCGAGCTATTTAATCCATTTAAACCACAAAATACTCTACAAATTGCAAAAGATAATAAGAGTGAGGTAACAAACATATCCTCAGACACTGATTATGACTATAATCAAGACAATCCTTCACAAGGTTTACAGACAAGTTCGAGTTCCcgtaaaacaattattactaATGCAACGAAAGATAATTCTCAGAATGTGGCTAATAAACAAAATCAGTTTACTGAAAAATCACAAGTAGAAGATACTATGTACGACTACGATGAATACGATGCTGAAGATTATGATACCTCGCAGGCGCCAACTTCAATGAATTCAAAACAATCGAAATCTTATATTATAGAACAAAATAATAGTGATCATCAATCACAAATGATACAAGTTACAACTGGAAATCGATATGATGTTCGTGTAAATCAGGACTCTAACGCACCACAGGCTGGTGATATGCTCCAAAGTGGACAGTCATTACCAGGATATACAATTCCACCTGGTTTCCGTGGCAGAGTAACATCTGTAGCAGGTGATGAAACTATTGCTCACGGTGACGGAAAATCTCAATCTCAAACAGTCTCTTTAACTCCTACAGACCCAAATACTACTCATCAGAATAAATCACCAATCACAGAAATCAGATCACTTAAAACCAATCATGAGAGATTAGCCGATgatcatattttatttcaaaataaacatCAAAAACATAACTTTCCTCGAGTTCAAAATCAACTAACATCAGTGGAATACTCCAAGCCTACTACAAAAGGGCCAATAAAACCAAGTTATTATACAGTAACAAACAGCTTTGCTGGTAAAATGGACGGTAGTAGAAATTCACCAAGAAAGTATGAACATCGCTATTATACTAAAAGTTCTACTTGTGGATATTTCACATTCTCGTGTAATGTTGTGTATGGTTCTAATGGTAGGACAAAAATCTGCAAACCTAAAATGCCAACAAATCCTGATGGTACACCTTTGAAATGTTAA